One region of Dysidea avara chromosome 1, odDysAvar1.4, whole genome shotgun sequence genomic DNA includes:
- the LOC136241938 gene encoding hepatitis A virus cellular receptor 1-like yields MEKIEDGFVAGEWLPPQGKKAPPTNTPKKRKRKRKSKETPQTETLQKETLQKETLQKETKKRKKASGAILFVTPTSSSSPASSIVTTTSISCTQVAPTSIQPTLVTTLPDEMTTPRLPMPATPTAELTTLPATVTTTDILPVAPTASTILPVVVAALPEVMRTTPRLPMPVATTTQAAEMMTLPTAMTAFATVPVSATTATPPIVVTTPANLPVAATAAILPATATTSNHSILPETSSPGSVPNHFNTFPFVPPTTSPKLDPFSSLVLELDITSPQADRVIDELRYMDDDFSWDPHEQLKYYSSDL; encoded by the exons ATGGAAAAAATTGAAGATGGGTTTGTTGCTGGCGAATGGTTACCACCACAGGGCAAGAAAGCACCACCAACCAACACGCCAAAAAAAAGGAAAAGAAAacgaaaaagtaaagaaacaccACAAACAGAAACACTACAAAAAGAAACACTACAAAAAGAAACACtacaaaaagaaacaaaaaagAGAAAGAAAGCTAGTG GTGCAATTTTGTTTGTCACACCAACATCCTCCAGTTCTCCTGCCAGTTCTATAGTGACAACAACATCCATCAGTTGTACTCAGGTAGCACCGACATCCATTCAACCTACATTGGTGACGACTCTCCCTGACGAGATGACAACTCCCAGGCTCCCTATGCCAGCCACTCCAACTGCAGAGCTGACGACTCTCCCTGCAACAGTGACAACAACTGACATTCTTCCTGTGGCACCAACAGCTTCTACAATTTTACCTGTGGTGGTGGCAGCTCTCCCTGAGGTGATGAGAACAACTCCAAGACTCCCCATGCCAGTGGCAACTACCACTCAAGCTGCAGAGATGATGACTCTCCCTACAGCAATGACAGCTTTTGCCACTGTCCCTGTGTCAGCAACAACTGCCACTCCTCCTATAGTGGTGACAACTCCTGCCAATCTCCCTGTGGCAGCAACAGCTGCCATTCTCCCTGCAACAGCAACAACATCGAATCACTCAATACTACCAGAGACATCCTCACCGGGATCAGTGCCCAACCACTTTAACACCTTCCCTTTTGTACCTCCAACAACCAGTCCAAAATTGGACCCATTTAGCTCATTGGTCTTAGAGCTTGACATCACATCTCCACAGGCTGACAGGGTCATCGATGAATTACGATATATGGACGATGACTTCAGTTGGGACCCACATGAACAACTGAAATACTACTCTTCAGACCTATAA